One region of Mucilaginibacter gotjawali genomic DNA includes:
- a CDS encoding SusC/RagA family TonB-linked outer membrane protein — translation MQFKNLLKVSLLALFCFFMVPAMAQNKTITGKVTDSKDGSPLIGASISAKGSTAGAITDINGAFKLTVPASTTTLVVSYIGYVSKDVLVTSDVVNVTLDANNNALNEVLVVGYGTVRKKDATGAVVKVNSADFVQGVTTDPLQQLQGKAAGVVVATTNGDPNGGLTVRIRGTVSLTGGNDPLYVIDGVEGADPRALSPNDVESFDILKDASSAAIYGSRAAGGVIMITTKQGKAGKAQVSFNTYVASESYEHLMDFANASQYLSMFQSFYGHPMATFNPASPSTTSNQGANTNWYKALLRTGLTHNENLSVAGGTDKSHYRASVTYTDQQGIALASERKDLNARFNFDQKTLDDKLLITMNLQATHTNANYTDGNAFSDAAFVPSVISEYDPLNPGHYQYINNTDETNPVPHLTDITNTGAINKMSGNLRLDYTLAKGLVISPFANGSLGNASYNLYLPPSNLLSAVNDQLNYTLNQTTVPGELLTDGDVDKSSTADYSVTYGIYANYKTTFGKSRLNLLGGYEGNQFNNTGLRVAAHNFNDITNYPNENIGAANLVTNKDINSYDNGFTLQSYFGRAEYNFNDKYYITGNVRYDYSNKLGLNNQSEVFPSVDAAWVVSNEDFLKQTTWLTSLKIRGGWGKVGDQSAISPYASQFLFGSTGNLYYDGATGTWLTSNFSTQNQNNDLKWETVTTVDLGVDFSLFQGRLTGNVDYYSKTTNNLLFDYTVPTGGQYFVGTILANVGTMTNKGFEFSLNGAIAKSKDFSWNLGANVSINRNKIVSLSGALNNTQFNVTQSQVGSTGGLGISGAVSQIGYLKVGYPIGTLLLPEYAGQDGSGKQLFYYNKNGSRQTTSNIGDLNMADDGTGDRRFYTTDPKFTYGISNNFTYKHFDLVIFLRGQYGSKGFNQNDMNFTSLQKLGTYAVLASAAKDHITSSSEPSSYFLESTSFLKVQNATLGYTFKLSENKYIDKLHIYVAGNNLYTFTSYKGIDAELTTAGGQTGIDQAIAYPRTRELSFGVNLTLK, via the coding sequence ATGCAATTTAAAAATTTACTTAAAGTAAGTTTGCTTGCCTTATTCTGTTTTTTTATGGTGCCTGCAATGGCGCAGAATAAAACGATTACAGGTAAAGTGACCGACTCAAAAGATGGTTCGCCTTTAATAGGTGCGTCAATTTCAGCAAAAGGCTCAACAGCTGGCGCCATTACCGACATTAACGGTGCGTTTAAACTAACTGTTCCCGCCTCAACAACAACCCTGGTAGTATCATACATCGGGTATGTTTCAAAAGACGTTTTAGTTACATCCGACGTAGTTAACGTAACACTCGACGCCAATAACAACGCACTGAATGAAGTGTTAGTGGTGGGTTACGGTACCGTACGGAAAAAGGATGCTACCGGTGCTGTAGTGAAAGTTAACTCCGCCGACTTTGTGCAGGGTGTTACAACTGATCCATTACAGCAATTACAAGGTAAAGCAGCCGGTGTGGTAGTTGCCACAACCAATGGCGACCCTAACGGCGGGCTTACCGTTCGTATCCGTGGTACTGTTTCGCTTACCGGTGGTAACGATCCATTGTACGTTATTGACGGTGTAGAAGGCGCTGATCCGCGCGCACTATCTCCGAATGATGTAGAATCATTTGACATCTTGAAAGATGCATCCTCCGCCGCTATTTATGGTTCACGTGCTGCAGGTGGTGTTATCATGATTACCACAAAACAAGGCAAAGCAGGTAAAGCGCAGGTATCATTTAATACCTATGTAGCTTCCGAATCGTATGAGCATTTAATGGATTTTGCTAATGCAAGCCAGTATCTATCAATGTTCCAGTCATTCTATGGCCACCCAATGGCAACCTTTAACCCGGCCTCGCCGTCAACAACCAGCAACCAGGGTGCTAACACTAATTGGTATAAAGCGTTGTTACGTACAGGCTTAACTCATAATGAAAACCTTTCTGTTGCCGGCGGTACCGATAAGAGCCACTACCGGGCATCAGTAACCTATACTGATCAGCAGGGTATTGCTTTGGCCTCCGAAAGAAAAGACCTTAACGCCCGTTTTAACTTTGATCAGAAAACGCTCGACGATAAGTTGCTGATTACTATGAATTTGCAGGCAACGCATACCAATGCAAACTATACAGATGGTAACGCTTTTTCTGACGCGGCATTTGTTCCGTCGGTGATCAGCGAATATGATCCGCTTAATCCTGGTCATTACCAGTACATCAATAATACAGATGAAACCAACCCGGTTCCTCACTTAACTGATATTACCAATACTGGCGCGATTAATAAAATGAGCGGCAACTTACGTTTAGATTATACTTTAGCTAAAGGTTTAGTAATTAGTCCGTTTGCAAATGGTTCTTTAGGCAATGCAAGCTATAACCTTTACCTGCCTCCTTCAAATTTATTGAGTGCTGTAAACGACCAGTTAAATTATACGCTGAATCAAACTACAGTTCCCGGGGAACTTTTGACCGACGGTGACGTTGATAAAAGCTCTACTGCTGATTACAGTGTTACGTATGGTATCTACGCGAACTACAAAACAACGTTTGGCAAAAGCCGGTTGAATTTATTAGGCGGTTACGAAGGCAACCAGTTTAATAACACTGGCTTAAGGGTTGCCGCACATAATTTCAATGATATTACCAATTATCCAAATGAAAATATCGGTGCTGCAAACTTAGTTACCAATAAAGACATTAATTCTTATGATAACGGGTTTACACTGCAATCTTATTTTGGCAGGGCTGAATATAATTTCAACGATAAATATTATATTACCGGCAACGTAAGGTATGATTACTCAAACAAATTAGGTTTAAACAACCAGTCAGAAGTTTTCCCTTCAGTTGACGCTGCATGGGTAGTGAGCAATGAAGACTTTTTAAAACAAACTACCTGGCTTACTTCACTGAAGATCCGTGGCGGTTGGGGTAAAGTTGGTGACCAGAGTGCGATCAGTCCTTACGCTTCACAATTCTTATTCGGTTCAACAGGTAACCTTTATTATGATGGTGCTACCGGTACCTGGCTGACAAGCAATTTTTCGACCCAAAATCAAAATAATGATTTGAAATGGGAAACGGTAACAACTGTTGACCTTGGTGTTGATTTCAGCTTATTCCAGGGCCGTTTAACCGGTAATGTTGATTACTACAGTAAAACAACCAATAACCTGCTTTTTGACTACACTGTTCCAACTGGTGGTCAGTATTTCGTAGGAACTATTTTGGCGAACGTAGGTACCATGACCAATAAAGGTTTTGAATTCAGTTTGAATGGTGCGATTGCAAAGAGTAAAGATTTCTCATGGAACTTAGGAGCGAACGTTTCTATTAACCGTAATAAGATCGTTAGCCTTTCGGGAGCGCTTAATAACACCCAGTTTAATGTTACCCAGTCACAAGTTGGTTCAACAGGTGGTTTAGGTATCAGCGGCGCGGTTTCTCAAATCGGCTACTTAAAAGTTGGTTATCCAATAGGTACTTTATTATTGCCCGAATACGCGGGGCAGGATGGTTCAGGAAAACAGCTTTTTTATTATAACAAAAATGGCTCTAGACAAACCACAAGTAACATTGGCGATTTAAACATGGCTGACGATGGTACCGGCGACAGGAGGTTTTATACTACCGATCCTAAATTTACTTACGGTATCAGCAACAACTTTACCTACAAACATTTCGACCTGGTTATTTTCCTTCGCGGCCAATATGGAAGCAAAGGCTTTAACCAAAATGATATGAACTTTACCAGTTTGCAAAAGTTAGGCACTTACGCTGTTTTGGCCAGTGCTGCTAAAGACCATATCACCAGTTCATCTGAACCATCCTCATACTTCCTGGAAAGCACATCTTTCCTGAAGGTTCAAAATGCTACCTTAGGCTATACCTTTAAATTGAGTGAAAATAAATATATTGATAAATTGCACATTTATGTAGCCGGTAACAACCTGTATACTTTCACCAGCTACAAAGGTATCGACGCTGAGTTAACAACTGCAGGTGGTCAAACCGGTATCGACCAGGCTATTGCTTATCCTCGTACCCGCGAATTATCATTTGGCGTTAATCTTACACTTAAATAA
- a CDS encoding RagB/SusD family nutrient uptake outer membrane protein, translating into MKKKHLLITTAILLGLSVFSCKKQINPAEDTVIKTAAAGSTSYLKSIVLGTYTKLQGLTGNNAMLLTAEETGDGLIVPGRIGGDWADGGVWQQLWLHQYPASHGNISGAWDNAYSTIGAINITINLLQGIPSTPATVYSIAELKTLRDYFYYLLLTNYGNVPLITSSSTDASTVTNPAGSNVTVFNYLINELKADAPILSNKTPAQDGGQYGRLNKWGAYFLLAKLYLNQNVITGTTDNSGYIACSAYCDSIMTAGYSLSGNFLDNFSSNNTGSPENIWVIPYDHTYAGGLNIQMMTMHYNQAAKYGWGSTGGPWNGFCANADFYKKFDNADSRKKGWMAGIQYATDGVTPLTTRGSDSSLVLNYRPQVSSLYTATEYDGVRQQKWQLTPGSANQDADWALFRYSDVLLMKAECQMRLGNTAAALTYTAPVRLRAGVANFSSEAFNLDSLLAERGREFVWEGWRREDLIRFGHFGDPKQFKPAADADKHWALFPIPTEAHQKDPNLVQNPGYTW; encoded by the coding sequence ATGAAAAAGAAACATTTATTGATCACTACGGCAATCCTCCTGGGGCTGAGTGTTTTTTCTTGTAAAAAACAAATAAACCCTGCTGAAGACACCGTAATTAAGACTGCCGCAGCAGGCAGTACCTCGTACCTCAAATCCATCGTTTTGGGTACTTACACCAAACTGCAGGGTTTAACGGGCAATAACGCCATGTTACTTACCGCAGAAGAAACAGGTGATGGTTTGATCGTTCCGGGCCGTATTGGTGGTGACTGGGCGGACGGTGGCGTTTGGCAGCAATTATGGCTGCACCAGTACCCTGCATCACACGGTAATATCTCGGGTGCCTGGGATAATGCTTACAGCACCATCGGCGCTATCAACATTACCATTAATCTTTTACAGGGCATTCCTTCAACGCCGGCAACCGTTTATTCCATTGCTGAGTTAAAAACCCTGAGGGATTATTTTTACTACTTATTGTTAACAAACTACGGAAATGTACCGCTTATTACTTCTTCAAGTACTGATGCGAGTACCGTAACCAACCCGGCAGGTTCAAATGTTACCGTTTTTAACTATTTAATTAACGAGTTAAAAGCTGACGCACCTATTTTAAGTAATAAAACCCCGGCACAGGATGGTGGCCAATACGGCAGGCTAAACAAATGGGGCGCATACTTTTTGCTGGCTAAATTGTATTTGAACCAAAATGTGATCACCGGTACCACTGATAACAGCGGATATATTGCTTGCTCAGCTTATTGCGATTCAATTATGACCGCCGGTTACAGTTTGTCAGGTAACTTCCTTGATAACTTCTCAAGCAACAACACAGGTTCTCCTGAAAATATTTGGGTAATACCTTATGACCACACTTATGCAGGTGGCTTAAACATCCAGATGATGACCATGCACTACAACCAGGCTGCAAAATATGGTTGGGGAAGTACAGGTGGCCCATGGAACGGTTTCTGTGCAAATGCTGACTTTTACAAAAAATTCGACAACGCAGATTCCCGTAAAAAAGGATGGATGGCTGGTATTCAATATGCAACTGATGGCGTTACACCGTTAACCACCCGTGGTAGCGATAGCTCATTAGTTTTGAACTACAGGCCGCAGGTTTCAAGTTTGTATACTGCAACAGAATATGACGGTGTTCGCCAGCAAAAATGGCAGCTTACCCCTGGTTCCGCAAACCAGGATGCTGACTGGGCTTTGTTCCGTTATTCTGACGTATTGTTAATGAAAGCTGAATGCCAGATGCGTTTAGGAAATACTGCTGCAGCATTAACCTATACTGCGCCTGTTAGATTAAGGGCAGGTGTTGCTAATTTCTCATCTGAAGCATTCAATTTAGATTCGTTATTAGCTGAAAGGGGCCGTGAGTTTGTTTGGGAAGGCTGGAGAAGAGAAGATTTGATCCGTTTCGGACACTTTGGTGATCCTAAACAATTCAAACCTGCTGCTGATGCTGATAAACATTGGGCATTATTCCCAATCCCAACTGAGGCACACCAAAAAGATCCAAACCTGGTTCAAAACCCTGGTTATACCTGGTAG